A single genomic interval of Geotrypetes seraphini chromosome 1, aGeoSer1.1, whole genome shotgun sequence harbors:
- the LOC117360586 gene encoding thymosin beta-10-like — translation MGDKPDLKEIQSFDKDKLKKTETQEKNTLPTQETIDQEKEKD, via the exons ATGGGAGATAAGCCTGATCTGAAAGAAATCCAGAGTTTCGACAAAGACAAGCTAAAGAAAACGGAAACGCAAGAGAAGAATACTCTACCTACTCAAGAAA caaTTGATCAGGAAAAAGAGAAGGACTGA